The stretch of DNA AAGATTGGTAATGCAGCAAATATAATGAATGATGCTAATAAGAAACCATATACCATGTTAGTTAATAATCCTGCAGTTACATATGAACCTTCCCTTCCTGGGAATGATCCTACAGGACTTGTGTATGGATCTAATGAAGCCATTAATTCATCAGCAGCCAATTCAACTTTTGCTACTTGTTCTTCCACTTCGTCCATAGATAAGAGTACAACTCCGGAACCTAAAGATGAACCAATAACCCCAGTTGCAGGGTCTAATGCGAAGTTCATTTCAGGTATAATTTGTATCATAGGTAACATTTGAGCCATATTTAATTCCTCCTAATCTATTGCTCCACTTTAGGCCATAATCCAGCCCATTTGGTTGATGCTGCGTCATTCATGGAAGCTAATACGAATGCTCTGAATGAAATTACCCAACCAATTAAACCAACGATGAATACGACAAACCAACCTAATCCACCAGTAGTGATGGACATGATACCAGTAATAGTCATAGCTAAGAATGCAGTAGAACATGCACATTTGAGAGTTCTTAGTTGATCTTCGTTAGGTCCTAAACATGCGTTGAATGGGTGTTGGATAGCCATAGTACACATAATAAATAATACAGCAATAAAACCAGTTGCAACAACACTTTTCATAATAGCTGCTATTTCAAAACTGCCTGCAATTGCGACAGCAAATCCTAAAATAGCTAAAGCAGCTGCACCAGCAATTTCAATAGTACATTGAATCATAATAGGGATTTTCATACCTACAATTTTAATTGCAACTACAGCAATAACTGCACCAATGATACATGCAATAACTAATGCTGCAATAGGTCCAATTAATGCGATTTTTAACATTGCTGCTAAACTAAGACCTGCTAATGCAGAAATAACACCAACAGATAAAGACATATAACCAATAGATGGTACACCAGTACCTAAACCGTAACTTGCTACTCTACGGATTGCGTCAGCACCCCATACAATAGCACATACAGCACCAAGACCAGCTAATACTGGTCCGATGACATCACCTAAGAAACTAGATAAATAGATAC from Methanobrevibacter sp. YE315 encodes:
- the mtrC gene encoding tetrahydromethanopterin S-methyltransferase subunit MtrC, producing MSAGGSADGAAAGAVDSMHLLILGIVGGLLGIYLSSFLGDVIGPVLAGLGAVCAIVWGADAIRRVASYGLGTGVPSIGYMSLSVGVISALAGLSLAAMLKIALIGPIAALVIACIIGAVIAVVAIKIVGMKIPIMIQCTIEIAGAAALAILGFAVAIAGSFEIAAIMKSVVATGFIAVLFIMCTMAIQHPFNACLGPNEDQLRTLKCACSTAFLAMTITGIMSITTGGLGWFVVFIVGLIGWVISFRAFVLASMNDAASTKWAGLWPKVEQ
- a CDS encoding tetrahydromethanopterin S-methyltransferase subunit B; amino-acid sequence: MAQMLPMIQIIPEMNFALDPATGVIGSSLGSGVVLLSMDEVEEQVAKVELAADELMASLDPYTSPVGSFPGREGSYVTAGLLTNMVYGFLLASFIIFAALPILQAMGVL